The genomic interval AGCGCGAAGACCATGCCCGGACGGATCTCCAACGGGTGATCGAGGGACCAGATGCGCGAGATCACCGGCTGGTCGTACTGGGCCAGGCCCAGGCCGTGTCCCCACAGGTTGGCCGCCGCCTGGTCCTCCTCCTCGTAGCCCCAGGCCTCCTTGGCCGAAGGCCACTTGAGCGCGATGTCCCGCGTGGTGGCGCCCGGCCGCACGGCGTGGATCGAGTCGTAGAGCCACTTGAGCGCGGTCGCGTAGTAGTCCTTCATCTCCTGGGTCGGCGGCTTGCCCACGCAGTACGTCCGGTAGTAGCAGGACTTGTAGCCGTTCCAGGTGAGCGCGGCCAGGTCCATGAACACGATGTCGCCCGGCTTGATGATCCGGTCGGAGAAGTTACGCCAGTTGGGCCAGGTATTCGGGCCGGAGGAGACGATGACGTCCTCGACGTCCTCCATGCCGGGGATGCCGTAGAGGTACTCCATGATGTGCGCGGTGACCTG from Candidatus Methylomirabilota bacterium carries:
- a CDS encoding Xaa-Pro peptidase family protein → PWLPPENVRWSYAWIKGAAGPASRQQVKKFTDAIVEEMRRFGVLDQTLGVDFIDINMLQAFGEAKLKWADGMTPMMEARAIKNVDEQECLRVVGAIGDAAHWETMRFLKPGLTENQVTAHIMEYLYGIPGMEDVEDVIVSSGPNTWPNWRNFSDRIIKPGDIVFMDLAALTWNGYKSCYYRTYCVGKPPTQEMKDYYATALKWLYDSIHAVRPGATTRDIALKWPSAKEAWGYEEEDQAAANLWGHGLGLAQYDQPVISRIWSLDHPLEIRPGMVFALETQHGKRYEFGVRIEEMLIVHEDRTEIISNFPVEQITVVD